The genomic interval AACGCTTTTAGTTGATGGGCACCCTTGGAGGCTTTTTGACCGTGCTAAAGGTTATACGCAATAGTGGATTGCAAGCTACTGCCCTGCATTAAAGACCGCGTACGATCATTTCTTTTACCCAAAACAAAACAGGGCCCCAAAAGAAACGAACCAAAGAAAAGGGCACCACCAAATAAAGGCACGCTTTTATCCCCTCACGCACAGGCCCTCCTGAATTGTATTCAGGAAAACGCTTCGATAAAAGCCCCCATCGCACATCACCACGCATTTGGTGGACATCCACGCACTAAATTGCTAAAAACGTACTGATCTCTGCCAGCTACTTTTTTTCTGAACACCCCTGACACCGAACAAGGAATGTTGGATGTCGAAGTACAACAAAGAATCTTCACCTTTAAACATAAAACCTTCAACCAATCTACAGGACAAGATCCAGCACTTTGCTGAGTTTATCTGCCCCCGTGACCTCCAGTCCTTTTGGTATCGTCGTCCCTTTGATATTGTTTGCCGGGATAATGGCGCGTTCGAAGCCAAGCTTTGCGGCTTCGTTCAGGCGCGGTTCGATCTGGCTTACAGTTCGGATTTCACCCCCCAGGCCAACTTCGCCAATCAAGACAGTGCCGGTGTCTGTCGGGATATCGCGAAAAGATGACGCAATGGCCATGATGACGCCGAGGTCAACAGCCGGCTCGTCGAGCCGCACGCCGCCGGCTACGTTGACAAACACATCTTGTCCGGATAAGCGTAGCCCTTCCCGCTTTTCCAGCACAGCAAGGAGCATCTGAATGCGGCGTGCATCCAATCCGGTTGCGTTGCGCTGCGGCGTGCTGTAAGACGTTGAGGTGACCAGCGCTTGAATTTCTACAAGAATAGGGCGGGTGCCTTCAAGAGAGCATACCACGGTAGAGCCGCTTGCGCCGTAGCTGCGCTCAGAAAGAAAAATCTCACTCGGGTTGGTCACTTCAAGCAGGCCGTTTGCCCGCATTTCAAAGACACCAATCTCATTGGTTGATCCAAACCTGTTTTTAACAGCGCGCAGGATGCGAAAGGCGTGGTGGCGGTCGCCCTCAAAATAGAGCACCGTGTCAACCATGTGCTCAAGGATACGCGGGCCGGCAATTGCCCCTTCTTTGGTAACGTGGCCGACCAAAAAGGTCGGCGTTTCAAAAGACTTGGAAAACTGCAGGAGGGCCGCAGCAGATTCCCTAACCTGGCTCACGGAGCCCGGGGCACTCTGGATATCAGGTCGGAAGGTTGTCTGGATGGAGTCTACAATCAGAATATCCGGCTCAATATCCTGCGCTGCATCAATAATACGCTCAACGTTGGTTTCTGAAAACAGGTACATGTTTTCGCTATTCACGCCCAGCCGCTCGGCACGAATTTTTACCTGACGCGGCGACTCCTCTCCGGTGACGTACAGCACCTTGCTTTGGGGCAGGTACTTGGCCATTTCGGTCATCAGGGTACTTTTGCCTATGCCAGGGTCGCCGGCAATCAGTACAAACGAGCCGCTCATGATGCCGCCGCCCATTACCCTGTCAAATTCATTTACACCGGTAACTACGCGGCTTTCGCTGGCGAGGGTAATTTCTTTGAGTGCCTGGGGCCGGCTAACCCGTGTATTCCGGGCTTTGGGGGCTACTTTGGCTTTGACCTTCGTTGGTAGCAGTTCTTCTACATAAGAATTCCATGCTTCGCAACTGGGACACTTCCCTAGCCATTTGAAAGACGTGTTGCCACATACCTGGCAAACAAACTGGGTTTTGCTTTTAGCCATTCCCGAATTAAATTTTGACTGACGCGCAGTGATATATTGCGTTTTGTGTGATGTATTGCCTGCCTGTTCTGATACAAAAAACGTATCAAGTGCAATGCTTTTGGAAAATTAAGAATGGCCTATGACAGCCCGTCGTCACTGCAAAGTCGGAACTATATGTGAGGATGAACATATCGGTTTTTTTGGTTTTATCCTACCATTTTATATAAAACCTGGTCTTTAGCAGGAGGCGTCGGGGCAGCCCGTCTGAAGCACATTATCTATGTCTGCAGTTGAAGCGTACATGCTGTTTCCCATCCGCGCGCTGGGCCGATACAGTTTGCTCATGACGCAAGCCTTTGGTTCGCTGCACGAGGTAAATGTATATCGGAAAAACCTCTTTGACCAGTGTGTCAAGATTGGCATTGAGTCTATTCCCATTGTTGCACTGGCAGCTGCCTTCTCTGGCGCAGTAACCACCGTGCAAACAGCCTATCAGTTAACGTCACCGCTCTATCCTAAATCGATTATTGGTGCCATCGTCGCGCCTTCCATGATTCTTGAGTTGGGCGCTGTGGTAACCGGGTTTATTCTGACGGGCAGGGTCGGGGCGCGTATAGCTGCTGAACTGGGGACCATGCGGGTAACCGAGCAGATCGATGCCCTGGAGGCGATGGGGTTGAATTCAATTGGCTATCTGATTATCCCCCGTGTACTGGCCGGCGTTTTCATGTTTCCTGTCTTGTATATGGCGGCCGTATTTGTTGGTGTTGGCGGCGGTATTTTTGTTGCTGATGCCGGCGGCTGGCTTGCTGCCGGTGAGTTTATCGACGGCGCACGCGAATTTTTTAATCCGTTTGATCCCGTATTTGGTGTGATCAAGTCCCTCGTATTTGGCTTTCTTATTACGTCTATATCCTGTTATAAGGGATATTACACAGGCGGCGGTGCAGAAGGAGTGGGCCGGAGTACAACGCAGGCTGCAGTAACCAGTTGTGTGTACATCCTGCTGGCGGACCTGCTGCTGGCCATTACGCTGTTATGATATGATCCAGACCGAAAATCTACATAAGAGCTTCCACGATAACCACGTGTTAAAGGGGATTGACCTGGAAATCCAGGACGGTGAAACCTTTGCCATCATCGGGCGATCCGGTTCGGGCAAAAGCGTTTTGATGAAACACCTCATTGGCCTCATCAAACCAGATTCTGGCCGGGTGCTCATTGACGGGCTGGATATCAACAACCTCGCGTACAAAGAGCTGCGCAAGGTGCGGCAGCAATTTGGTGTACTGTTTCAGGGGGGCGCATTGTTTGACTCCATGTCAGCGTTCGACAATGTGGCCTTCCCGCTGCGTACGTTTACGCGCCGTTCGGAAAGTGAAATCAAGCGGGAAGTGCTTGAATGCCTAGAAATGGTTGAACTTCCGGAAGTTGGTCCTTTGATGCCATCTGAATTGTCGGGTGGGATGAAAAAACGTGTTGCGCTGGCCCGTGCGATTGCACTCCGGCCGCACTACATTTTCTACGATGAGCCCAATACGGGCCTCGACCCAGAGACATCCAATACCATCGATGACTTGATCACAGGACTCCGGAAACGCCTCAATATCACCAGTATTGTAGTCACGCACGATATGCACTCTGTGCTGACCATTGCTGACCGCGCTGGCTTCATCCACCAGGGACACCTGCATTGGGTGGGTACGGTGGAAGAGCTGCACAACAGCGACGATAAAACGCTGCTGGATTTTGTGAAAGCAAACGAATACCAGATTGGCCGCTCAGATGCGCGCTCAATTTCAAAATCACCATCATACTGATAGATTAGTCTGTGAACTACTCGAATGAATTAAAAGTAGGGATTGCTATTGTGGTCTCCCTGCTCATTTTCTTTCTCGGTACCCGGTTCTTTGAAGATATTCCGTTGTTCAAAGGCACCTATACGTTGAATACAGAATTCAGCGATGCACGTGGCATGATCACGGGCAATGCTGTTCGTATTAGCGGTGTGAAAATTGGCAGTGTGCTCGATGTCAATCTGAACCCCGAAACCAACCGGGTGGGTATTGAGATGCGGATTAACTCAAAATTTCGCGTCCCGGAAGGCTCTACTACAGAGATTACCGGTATTGATGCCCTTGGCGCTGTGCAACTTGTCATTAATCCGGGGCCCATCGAAAATGACGCTGTGCCCGACGGTGGCTTTATAGAAGGAAAGGAGGAGGAAGACATCTTCACCAGCCTTACTGATAAAGCACCGCAGCTCATCGGTCAGGTTGACAGCGTGTTAACGGGTCTGGATCAGACACTGGGTAATGCAGATCTGCTCATGGAGCCGGGCGGAGATTTGCAGGTGATGCTGCACTCCCTGAAAAACAGTGCTGCTTCCGTCGAGCATCTTTTGCGCACGGAGCGTAGCCGGCTCAGTAGCGTGCTGGCCAATGTAGATACCCTTACAACAGAACTTAGCGGCCTTTCTGGCACCGCCAGCGATTCACTCGCCCTGATCACGGGCAACATGAACGCGTTGATGGAAGAACTTTCATACAGCCTTGATTCCATCGATTCAACCCTGCATAGCCTCGATTCCGTTCTTGGTAAAATAGACAGGGGAGATGGAACGCTTGGATTACTTGTTAATGACCCCAACCTGTACTACCGAATCGATTCGACCGTTACCAATATGAATGCCCTGTTAGTAGATTTGAAAGAGAATCCTGTCAGGTACATGCGGGCCCTGCGGTTGGTTGATATATTTTAACTGGTATTTATTTGACCCACACCGTACCTTAATACATAAGGTACACATATATTCTGAATAGTCACCAAAAGGACATAGTAATGTTAAAACGCTTTAGTTTTATCGCTGTACTTGCATTCGCATTTACGATTAATGCTTCTGCACAGTCTACCTTCCACTCCACATTTTTGAGCAGCTACGACGCAGCAACTGGCAAAATTATGCAGCTTGCTGATGCTTTTTCTGATGAGCAGTACGACTGGCGCCCTGCAGAAGGTGTTCGCTCTGTCTCTGAAGCAATGATGCACGTTGCTAGCGCAAACTTCTTTTTTGCTTCCATGCTTGGCGCAGAAATGCCAGAAGGTATTAATCCGCAAGAATTTGAAGCAAAAATCAAAACCAAAGCTGAAGCCAGCAAAATGCTGAAAAAGTCTATCAACCTTGCCCGCAAGGCTGTTGAGAATACTTCGCTCGAAGCGATGGAAGAAGAGATTGACCTCTTTGGCAACCAGACGCAGCGTATGCGTCTGGTGTTGCTGGTTGGTGATCACGCCAATGAGCATCTTGGCCAGTTGATTGCCTATGCACGCTCTGCAGGTGTTGTACCACCATGGAGCAACTAACATGGCGCAACTAAGCCGGGATCCTATCTCTGTTTAGCTAAGTTTGGGGCGTGTGGCTTTGGTCACACGCCCTTTTTATTGTCACCTATCTTATTAGAGATCCATGCCGACTTACGACGAATCCCTGGCTCTTTTTCATGAATGGACGCAGACCGAAAGCCTGCGTAAACATGCCTATGCTGTGGAGGCCGGCATGGCATTCTATGCCAACCACTTTGGCGAAGACCCCGAGCTCTGGCGAATGACTGGCCTTTTACACGACATGGACTATGAAAAGCATCAAACGCCGGAAGAACACCCCTTTGTCGGCGTGAAAGTCTTACGCGGTCTGGGCTATCCGGAAATTATGCTTGAGGCAATTCTTGGGCATGCAACGTACAGCGGAGTTGCCCGTACGACGAAACTGGCTAAAACGCTATTTGCAGTAGATGAACTCGCTGGGTTTATTACTGCAGTGGCCTACGTTCGCCCGGATGGATTAAATGGTATGAAACCAAAATCTGTGAAAAAGAAGCTGAAAGACAAGCGTTTTGCAGCTGCTGTTAGCCGGGAAGATATCCATGAAGGCGTAGCGGACCTTGGCCTTGAACTGGATACCCACATTGCAAATGTGATTGCCGGCATGCAGGCAAGCGCTGAAAGGCTAGGCTTTTAAGCCTTGCGCCTTCATACGGGATTAGCTGAAAGCAAAACGTTATATGGCAGAAAATAAAGCGGATAAAGCGTCCAATGGGGACATGGCGCCGGCAGAAGACGCCGGGCGTCCTGGTGAGGTGGTTGTTGAAACCCTGCCCGCCGTCCGAAATACGACGCGGGAGCGGGCAATAGACCTGAAAAACCTGTTTAGTAAATATATCCGCAGGTATATGCCTGAGCGTGTTGGAGAGGAATCTTCATTCCCGGAGCCGCCGCGCATGGTGGGTTCTTATGCGCAGTTGCTGCCGTTGATGCGTCTTATCCCATGGATTCTTGCAGCCTTTTTTGTGGTCTCTGCATTTTGGGATTTTGATGGCATCACCTTTACGTTGTTTGGGCAAACGTTGCAGCTGGAGGGGTTGGTGCGCATCATTTCTGTTAGTGGGATGATTGGTTTTCTGACCAATTGGCTTGCCATCACGATGCTTTTTAATCCGCGTGAACGCCGGCCGTTGTTGGGGCAGGGCTTGATTCCCGAGCAACGTGAGCGCGTAATTTATCGGATGGCATCAACCATTTCCGAGGAGTTGATCAACGCCGACATCATTAAACAGAAAATTGAGGAAAGCGGCATCATCCCCAAATACCGGGAAATGGCCCTGTCGGTTACCAAGAGCGTGATTGACGACCCTGATTTTCGGGAAGAGCTTAAAGGGATCATCTCAAACTATGTCGATGAAGTAGTCGGCTCTGAAGACGTACGCAGCCGGCTTGTTGAGTTTATTGTCGGTAAAATTGAGGAGTATGCAGGGGAGGGGCTGGGCGGTTTTGCCCTGCGTACCTACCGCATGATCAATGAAGGCGATTTCCAACGCCGCATTGAAGACGCTGTTGAGCAACTGCCTTCTTCTGTGGATACGTTCCTGGACGAAATGGACCACCTGCTCGACGCTGTACCTGAAAAAATAGAGGCGCGTTCGCAGGATATTGAACAAGCTGCTTCTGCGATGATTACCACGTTTGTTGATAACATCGACTTGTACAGCATGATTGAGAGCAACATGCAGCGGTACGATGACCGCAAGCTTGAAGAATTACTCAAGCGGGCAACAAACGAACAACTCAATTACATCAAATACCTTGGCGGTGTGCTTGGATGTATTGGTGGCCTGGTTATCTGGCAGCCAACCCTCTCGCTGATTGCTTTTGGTATCATTGGCAGCATCCTGTACGGGATAGATGAACTGCTTTACCGTCGCCAAAAAAGATTGCAGCCGGCAGAAGAGAACTAAGCCGGCAAAAGACTATTAAGCCGGCAGCCCTAGGCTGCTACATGGGGCGGGGGAAGTTCTACTTTCTTAACGCCCGTGATCGGCTTTGGCATTTTGAAACGCGAGATTTTCAACTCGTGCTCATTTTCAGCAAAATTGAGCAGGACTTCGAGTACGCCTTCCAGCGTAGACTCTTCCATGATGCAGGCACGCAGCATGCTGGCATTTCTGAAGCCTTTGAAGTAGCCGCCATACATACGCCGCATTTCCAGCACGCCTTTCCGTTCTCCTAGCCACTCACATTTTAGCGTAAGATGCTCAGCAACCACCTGTACGCGTTCTTCCCATGATGGCGGTGGTAATATTTCCCCCGTTTCGAGAAACGCCTTCGCTTGTTTGAAAATCCAGGGATTGCCGATGGCGCCTCGACCAATCATAACGGCATCCACGCCCGTGATGTCGAACATGGCTTTGACTTTCTCCGGAGAGGTTGCATCGCCGTTTCCAATCAGCGGCATGGAAATGCCACTCTCTTCGCGAATTTTCTTGAGCCACTGCCAGCGTGCTTCCCCTTTGTACATCTGCTGCCGGGTGCGCGCGTGTACTGCCAGCGCCGCCACGCCAACAGATTCAAGCATCTGTGCGACCTCGACAATCTTGATGGTTTGATCGTTCCAGCCAAGCCGCGTTTTTACAGTAACCGGACGGGTAGCTCCTTCGATCACGGCCTCCGTAATGGCTTTCATTTTGGGCAGGTTGCGTAAAATGCCGGCGCCGCCATCTTTGCACACTACCTTTTTAACCGGGCAACCAAAGTTGATGTCAATCAGATCTGGGCCCACAGCATCAACAATTTTAGTCGCTTCCCGGACCTGTTCGATGTTACCCCCAAAGATCTGGATACCAACGGGCCGCTCTTTCTCGTAGATGTCTAGCTTCTTTAGTGAGTCGCGTGCATCGTAGATCAGGCCGCCTGAAGAAATGAATTCTGTATACAGCATATCAGCCCCGAGCCTCTTGCAAATGAGGCGAAAGGGAGGATCGCTCACATCTTCCATGGGGGCGAGGAAGAGGGGACGCTCTCCAAAATCGATAGAACCTATTTTCATGGGATACGCTGGATAACGGGTTGAGAAACCAGGTGCTCTGTCAGTAAAGCACAACCCAAATATGCATCTGAATAGCTCCTGAAACACCTGCTGTTAGGGGGCTGTTCCTTGAAGGTCAATGCGTTTACCACTAAATTTTGTGTAAAAACACAACCTTTTTCTAAATCCCCGTATACCTGAACCAAAGCAGCTTTTAAATCGCTAACCGTATTTCTTTATCATTCCTCTGGAACCATGCTTACGCAAAAAAGAGCTATCGTACCGTTTCTGATTCTTGCTGGCTTGACCCTTTTTATTTCAGGTTGCGGTGGTCCGAACCTGTTTGATTCGCTCTTCAACTTTGGCAGCTACGGCATTTGTTGGGCCATCGTTGTAATCCTCGATATTATTGCCCTGGTCGAAGTATCAGGCAGCTCACGCAGTACAGGTGACAAGCTTGTCTGGGCAGCGTTGATCATCTTCTTCCCGTTCCTCGGTTGCTTGTTGTATTACCTGGTGGCGCGGAAAAAATA from Bacteroidota bacterium carries:
- the radA gene encoding DNA repair protein RadA, whose amino-acid sequence is MAKSKTQFVCQVCGNTSFKWLGKCPSCEAWNSYVEELLPTKVKAKVAPKARNTRVSRPQALKEITLASESRVVTGVNEFDRVMGGGIMSGSFVLIAGDPGIGKSTLMTEMAKYLPQSKVLYVTGEESPRQVKIRAERLGVNSENMYLFSETNVERIIDAAQDIEPDILIVDSIQTTFRPDIQSAPGSVSQVRESAAALLQFSKSFETPTFLVGHVTKEGAIAGPRILEHMVDTVLYFEGDRHHAFRILRAVKNRFGSTNEIGVFEMRANGLLEVTNPSEIFLSERSYGASGSTVVCSLEGTRPILVEIQALVTSTSYSTPQRNATGLDARRIQMLLAVLEKREGLRLSGQDVFVNVAGGVRLDEPAVDLGVIMAIASSFRDIPTDTGTVLIGEVGLGGEIRTVSQIEPRLNEAAKLGFERAIIPANNIKGTTIPKGLEVTGADKLSKVLDLVL
- a CDS encoding ABC transporter permease encodes the protein MSAVEAYMLFPIRALGRYSLLMTQAFGSLHEVNVYRKNLFDQCVKIGIESIPIVALAAAFSGAVTTVQTAYQLTSPLYPKSIIGAIVAPSMILELGAVVTGFILTGRVGARIAAELGTMRVTEQIDALEAMGLNSIGYLIIPRVLAGVFMFPVLYMAAVFVGVGGGIFVADAGGWLAAGEFIDGAREFFNPFDPVFGVIKSLVFGFLITSISCYKGYYTGGGAEGVGRSTTQAAVTSCVYILLADLLLAITLL
- a CDS encoding ABC transporter ATP-binding protein; translation: MIQTENLHKSFHDNHVLKGIDLEIQDGETFAIIGRSGSGKSVLMKHLIGLIKPDSGRVLIDGLDINNLAYKELRKVRQQFGVLFQGGALFDSMSAFDNVAFPLRTFTRRSESEIKREVLECLEMVELPEVGPLMPSELSGGMKKRVALARAIALRPHYIFYDEPNTGLDPETSNTIDDLITGLRKRLNITSIVVTHDMHSVLTIADRAGFIHQGHLHWVGTVEELHNSDDKTLLDFVKANEYQIGRSDARSISKSPSY
- a CDS encoding MlaD family protein; its protein translation is MNYSNELKVGIAIVVSLLIFFLGTRFFEDIPLFKGTYTLNTEFSDARGMITGNAVRISGVKIGSVLDVNLNPETNRVGIEMRINSKFRVPEGSTTEITGIDALGAVQLVINPGPIENDAVPDGGFIEGKEEEDIFTSLTDKAPQLIGQVDSVLTGLDQTLGNADLLMEPGGDLQVMLHSLKNSAASVEHLLRTERSRLSSVLANVDTLTTELSGLSGTASDSLALITGNMNALMEELSYSLDSIDSTLHSLDSVLGKIDRGDGTLGLLVNDPNLYYRIDSTVTNMNALLVDLKENPVRYMRALRLVDIF
- a CDS encoding DinB family protein: MLKRFSFIAVLAFAFTINASAQSTFHSTFLSSYDAATGKIMQLADAFSDEQYDWRPAEGVRSVSEAMMHVASANFFFASMLGAEMPEGINPQEFEAKIKTKAEASKMLKKSINLARKAVENTSLEAMEEEIDLFGNQTQRMRLVLLVGDHANEHLGQLIAYARSAGVVPPWSN
- a CDS encoding HD domain-containing protein, giving the protein MPTYDESLALFHEWTQTESLRKHAYAVEAGMAFYANHFGEDPELWRMTGLLHDMDYEKHQTPEEHPFVGVKVLRGLGYPEIMLEAILGHATYSGVARTTKLAKTLFAVDELAGFITAVAYVRPDGLNGMKPKSVKKKLKDKRFAAAVSREDIHEGVADLGLELDTHIANVIAGMQASAERLGF
- a CDS encoding DUF445 family protein; the encoded protein is MAENKADKASNGDMAPAEDAGRPGEVVVETLPAVRNTTRERAIDLKNLFSKYIRRYMPERVGEESSFPEPPRMVGSYAQLLPLMRLIPWILAAFFVVSAFWDFDGITFTLFGQTLQLEGLVRIISVSGMIGFLTNWLAITMLFNPRERRPLLGQGLIPEQRERVIYRMASTISEELINADIIKQKIEESGIIPKYREMALSVTKSVIDDPDFREELKGIISNYVDEVVGSEDVRSRLVEFIVGKIEEYAGEGLGGFALRTYRMINEGDFQRRIEDAVEQLPSSVDTFLDEMDHLLDAVPEKIEARSQDIEQAASAMITTFVDNIDLYSMIESNMQRYDDRKLEELLKRATNEQLNYIKYLGGVLGCIGGLVIWQPTLSLIAFGIIGSILYGIDELLYRRQKRLQPAEEN
- the dusB gene encoding tRNA dihydrouridine synthase DusB is translated as MKIGSIDFGERPLFLAPMEDVSDPPFRLICKRLGADMLYTEFISSGGLIYDARDSLKKLDIYEKERPVGIQIFGGNIEQVREATKIVDAVGPDLIDINFGCPVKKVVCKDGGAGILRNLPKMKAITEAVIEGATRPVTVKTRLGWNDQTIKIVEVAQMLESVGVAALAVHARTRQQMYKGEARWQWLKKIREESGISMPLIGNGDATSPEKVKAMFDITGVDAVMIGRGAIGNPWIFKQAKAFLETGEILPPPSWEERVQVVAEHLTLKCEWLGERKGVLEMRRMYGGYFKGFRNASMLRACIMEESTLEGVLEVLLNFAENEHELKISRFKMPKPITGVKKVELPPPHVAA
- a CDS encoding PLD nuclease N-terminal domain-containing protein yields the protein MLTQKRAIVPFLILAGLTLFISGCGGPNLFDSLFNFGSYGICWAIVVILDIIALVEVSGSSRSTGDKLVWAALIIFFPFLGCLLYYLVARKK